The genomic stretch CATCCTCCTTAGTTCATAGGGCCGCCACGTTCAGCGGCCTTTGAATTGAGGTTTGCGTTTTTCACTGAAGGCTTCTAAGGCCTCCACCCGGTCTTCCGTAGGGATTAAGACTTCATAGGCTTTGTTCTCGATGGCCATACCGGTCTGTGTATCCACATCAAAACCGTGATCGATAGCATGCTTGGCCTGAATGACGGCCAAGGGAGCCATCTCTTCCAAACGCCGGGCGGCTTCCAGAGCCAGCTCCCACACATTTTCAGCCGTACCGTTGAGAAGTCCCAGCTGCTCGGCTTCTCTGGCCTCGATCCGCTTGGCCATCATGATTAACTCCTTGGCTTTGGCCTTGCCGATAAGCTTTGGCAGGCGAATGGTCCCTCCTGCTCCAGGGATGATCCCCAAGCTGACTTCCGTCAAACCCATTTTGGTTTCCGGATGGGCATAACGGAAATCGCAGGCCAATGCCAGCTCAAAACCGCCTCCAAAAGCATAGCCGTGGAGAACGGCAATGGTGGGCTGGGGAAGGGCTTCCAGTTGGTCACAAACGGTTCGGATCTTATGCACATTGCGGCGCACTTGGTCATCAGTCAGGGTTTTGCGCTCTTTCAAGTCAGCCCCCACACAAAATCCTTTGCCCTCCCCCCGTAGCAAGACAGCGCGAATGCTCCGGTCATAACGTATGGCTTCCAAGGCTTCTCCCAACTCACAGAGGGTTTGGTAATTAAGGGCATTGAGGTTGTCGGGACGGTTCAAGGTTAAAATCGCCCGCCCGCCTTCTTTTTCCAAACGGACATTCTGCAGGCCAAGTTCAGTGTCGAAGGTCACTTTTTCCACGCTCTATTCTCCCCTTTGTACGATAGTGGCGATGCCTTGCCCCACACCAATGCACATGGTGGCCAGTCCCCAGCTGGCATTCCGCCGTTTCATCTCGTACAGAAGGGTGGTCAGAATTCGCGCCCCACTGGCCCCTAGAGGATGTCCCAGGGCGATGGCTCCACCGTTGACATTCACCTTTTCCTGATCCAGTTCAAGCTGGCGGATGCAGGCCAAAGACTGGGAGGCAAAGGCTTCGTTCAATTCAATCAATTCAATATTGTCAATCGAAATTCCTGCCCGTTGCAACGCTTTTCTCGTCGCCGGAACGGGCCCGATCCCCATGATGTTGGGCTCCACGCCAGCTACAGCCGACGTCACATAACGGCCCAGGGGTTCCATTCCCAGCGCTTTGGACTTTTCAGCGCTCATGAGCAGCAAGGCAGCCGCACCATCATTGATGCCCGAGGCATTCCCCGCCGTTACGGTTCCATTTTCAAACAACGGTTTTAATTGAGCCAGTTTTTCCAACGTGGTGTTGGGCCGGGGATGCTCATCGGTGTCCACCACGGTTTCATTCCCTTTTTTGTCCCGAATCGTGACAGGAACAATCTCTTCCTTAAACTTGCCTGCTTCATAAGCCGCTTTATAGCGCATCTGGCTCTGGAAGGCGAAACGGTCTTGATCCTCCCGGCTGATGCCGAAGCGTTTGGCCACTTCCTCTGCCGTTTCCGGCATGGATAAAGTGCCATACATGGCCTCCATTTTCGGATTGATAAACCGCCAGCCGATGGTGGTATCAAATAACTCATGATTGCCTCTGGGGAATTCCGACTCAGGTTTAGCCATCACCAATGGAGCCCGGGTCATGCTTTCCACCCCGCCAGCGATGTAGATATCCCCTTCGCCGGCCATGATTGCCCGTGCAGCTTGATTAACCGCATCTAAACCTGATCCGCACAGCCGGTTAACGGTCGTCCCCCCCACTTCTTGGGGCAGACCAGCAAGAAGAAGGCCCATGCGTGCCACATTGCGATTGTCTTCACCAGCCTGATTGGCACAACCAAACACGACATCCTCGATTTCCTCCACCCTCACTTCCGGATTACGTTCCACCAACGCTTTGATCACATGGGCCGCCAGGTCATCGGGGCGCACATCTTTCAGCGCCCCTTTGTAGCGGCCGATGGGGGTTCTGACTGCATCAACAATGACAACTTCTCTCATCTGTCAACACCCCGTTTACACGCCAAAGGGATTAAGGGGTTTCGGACCGATGTAGGACAACACGCTTTTCGTTTCCGTATAGAGATCCAGCGTTTCACCGGTAAAGGCCACCTTGTCCACATAGGTGTTAAAGGTTGCACCGGATTCACTGTCAACAAATTGGCCTCCGATAAACATTTGATAGGTTTCTTTCACTTGGACAGTTGCTTGTGTGGTCATTATAAACCTCCCCATCTATCGTGTAAGGTTTTGTGATATGATCATCAATCCTTAAACAGGCTTGATGGCTTCAAAAGGATTTTTACATTTGGTGCAATACAGAATACTGCGACAGGCTGTGGGGCCAAACAGGTTTTCCATGACCGTTTTGGGTGAATGACAATAAGGGCATTCCACAATCCACTTTTGTCCTGCCTGATATTCCCTAGGGGGCGGTGCAATGCCCATTTTCTTCAGGTTCTCCCTCCCCTCTTCGCTAATGCGATCGGAGGTCCAGGGAATATCTAAAACAAAACGCACTTTGATCTGCTCTTCAGGAAACAATGCCTTCAAGTGTTGGACCACATCTTTTTTAATTAAGTCCAAGGCCGGGCAGCCGACAAAGGTGGGTATGATTTCCACCTCAACCGCCTGTCCCTGACAGCGCACATCCTTGACCATCCCCATCTCAACAATACTGACAGTGGGAAGCTCGGGATCTTTGACTTGCTTTAATGTCTCCCAAACCTCTTCCACTTTGATCTGGGTCTCCATACGCTCACCCCCTATCCCCTCATCAGCAGCCCACACTTATTTCTAATAAAAATCTATGCGTTTATATTTCGTTATATAAATATGTGCTCATAAAATGTTGATATTTTGCTTTATTATTTTTTTATAGATTATATAGTATTTTAAATAACGCATTTAGTGCCCTGTTTTCTCTATTATCAATATAATATATAACGTTTTTCTAACGTTAGTATAAAATATTTTCACACATTTTTCAATACAAAATTTTCACTACAAAAGCTGATCAAATATTATTTGTGAGAGCAATAAAAAAAGGAGCTAACGCTCCCTTTCAATGCAAGTCATATTCCATTTTCCGGTCACATTCAATGACGTATATGTGACATACTCCCACCACCTACGCTGACGCTTAGAGGTGGGAGACTTCTGTCGGAGGTAAGTTAAAATAACAAATTTTTAGTGGATATAAATAATGACGTTATATTCTGGTAAAGAAAATGCTGCGATCATGTTGTGGCCCTGGCGATGATCATATGGGAAACGGCTGTAGCCACCTTTTTCCCATCCTGGGTGAGTTCAGCCACCAGATAAGCCACTTGTTTTCCTAACCGCTCCACCCTGGCTTCAACTTGAACCTTTCCAGGAACCACGGGCCGATGGTAGGTGGTGTGCAAATCAATGGAAGCAAAGGTCTGTTCATCAGTTAATACGGAAGCGATGGCATAAGCCATCATGATGTCGGCAGCAGAAGATAAAAAGCCGCCCATGGCCACGCCCAAACCATTGACAAAGGCATGTTCCACTTGCCAAACGCCTTTAGCAACACCATTTCCAGCTGAAAGCACCGTCAGGTTGATGGTCTTGTCACAAGGAGGGGGAGGCATTTCCTTGCTGACTACTTTTTTTAAATCAGACATGGTATACCGCTTGGTTTGCATCTTGATCTCTCCTTTCTAACGCTCAATGATAAAGGGATGGTCCAGCACATCATATTTGGGCTCCTTTTGGCCGTTCTGACCTTCAGCGAACACTTCCTCAAAAAAACGGCTGGCTGGTTTAGCCAGAATTTGATAATAGTCCCTGAACAAGGCAGCGGCATGTTCACCCAGCCAATGATCTGGGAGAAGCTCTCCAGGCAGCCCCGGGTCGACGAACAGGAACTTGCGATATTCGTGAACCAATTTGGTGCGTTCCACGAAGCACTCTTCATCACTCATTTTGTTCATCTCAATCTTGTTGCGGTCAATGACAAAGCGTTTGCTGTAATGGTCAATAAACTCTTGATAACGTCCGTTAATCTCCTCCAGATCCCAACAGCGTTCTACCAGGCTCTTGTTATCGTTGGGCCCCTTGTTTTCGGCCACGAAAAAGTCCACATAGTCATCCAAACCGTAACGCTCCACCATTTCCGCCACTTGTTCCTCAAGGGGATTAGGGGAAATCCAGCAACTATGGGACAACGAGCCAAAACCACTCCAGACGAGTTCCTTACGCAGCTCATCCCTGATATGGCGCTTGGTTTCCGGTATGGAATAAATGAGCATGCGCCACTTACCGTCCCATCGTTCCGGCTTCAGCTTAAAGATCCGTTTGGCTGCCACATTCATGCGCTTTTTACCCCGCTCAGTCAGGGAATAGTAGCTCTTGTTGCCCCGCTTGTGGGATTTAACCCAACCCTGTTTCTGCATTCTGGACATGGCGGCCCTCACCGATTGGGCATTGTGGCCAAAGGCTTCCAACAGACGAATGAGACTGCCAATCCAAATTTCTCCACCGTAATGACGGATATAGTCTCCATAGAGGGTAAAGATCATGGACCGTGTTTTCATGCCTTTAGACATCGACTCTGCTCCTTTTTTATATCCTTAATCGTTTTAGTTTATTATAACGTAAAATATTCGCCAATCAAAAATCATGTTATATCATTCTCTCTTTAACTGCAAGGGCTGGCATCCGCT from Caldalkalibacillus thermarum encodes the following:
- a CDS encoding enoyl-CoA hydratase-related protein, translating into MEKVTFDTELGLQNVRLEKEGGRAILTLNRPDNLNALNYQTLCELGEALEAIRYDRSIRAVLLRGEGKGFCVGADLKERKTLTDDQVRRNVHKIRTVCDQLEALPQPTIAVLHGYAFGGGFELALACDFRYAHPETKMGLTEVSLGIIPGAGGTIRLPKLIGKAKAKELIMMAKRIEAREAEQLGLLNGTAENVWELALEAARRLEEMAPLAVIQAKHAIDHGFDVDTQTGMAIENKAYEVLIPTEDRVEALEAFSEKRKPQFKGR
- the paaX gene encoding phenylacetic acid degradation operon negative regulatory protein PaaX, translating into MKTRSMIFTLYGDYIRHYGGEIWIGSLIRLLEAFGHNAQSVRAAMSRMQKQGWVKSHKRGNKSYYSLTERGKKRMNVAAKRIFKLKPERWDGKWRMLIYSIPETKRHIRDELRKELVWSGFGSLSHSCWISPNPLEEQVAEMVERYGLDDYVDFFVAENKGPNDNKSLVERCWDLEEINGRYQEFIDHYSKRFVIDRNKIEMNKMSDEECFVERTKLVHEYRKFLFVDPGLPGELLPDHWLGEHAAALFRDYYQILAKPASRFFEEVFAEGQNGQKEPKYDVLDHPFIIER
- a CDS encoding PaaI family thioesterase produces the protein MQTKRYTMSDLKKVVSKEMPPPPCDKTINLTVLSAGNGVAKGVWQVEHAFVNGLGVAMGGFLSSAADIMMAYAIASVLTDEQTFASIDLHTTYHRPVVPGKVQVEARVERLGKQVAYLVAELTQDGKKVATAVSHMIIARATT
- the paaD gene encoding 1,2-phenylacetyl-CoA epoxidase subunit PaaD; this translates as METQIKVEEVWETLKQVKDPELPTVSIVEMGMVKDVRCQGQAVEVEIIPTFVGCPALDLIKKDVVQHLKALFPEEQIKVRFVLDIPWTSDRISEEGRENLKKMGIAPPPREYQAGQKWIVECPYCHSPKTVMENLFGPTACRSILYCTKCKNPFEAIKPV
- the pcaF gene encoding 3-oxoadipyl-CoA thiolase, which translates into the protein MREVVIVDAVRTPIGRYKGALKDVRPDDLAAHVIKALVERNPEVRVEEIEDVVFGCANQAGEDNRNVARMGLLLAGLPQEVGGTTVNRLCGSGLDAVNQAARAIMAGEGDIYIAGGVESMTRAPLVMAKPESEFPRGNHELFDTTIGWRFINPKMEAMYGTLSMPETAEEVAKRFGISREDQDRFAFQSQMRYKAAYEAGKFKEEIVPVTIRDKKGNETVVDTDEHPRPNTTLEKLAQLKPLFENGTVTAGNASGINDGAAALLLMSAEKSKALGMEPLGRYVTSAVAGVEPNIMGIGPVPATRKALQRAGISIDNIELIELNEAFASQSLACIRQLELDQEKVNVNGGAIALGHPLGASGARILTTLLYEMKRRNASWGLATMCIGVGQGIATIVQRGE